In the genome of Pseudomonadota bacterium, the window CGAGAAGTTTGAAGGCACCCCATTTTATGTGCTGAAAGAGAATATCATGGAGGACTTGGAGCGGGACAAAACAACATTCCATCAGCTTCTTACGAAGATCAGCGAAACCCTTGAAACCATTATCGAAGGGGAAGACAAAAGGGATGTCTATATTGACGGGACTTCAAAAATGATAGGATCCCCCGAGTTTTCCGATGTGGAAAGGCTAAGGGATCTCTTCCAGGCGCTTGAAAGGAAGGAAAAACTTTTGAGGTTACTGGATAAATGTCTTAAAGAAGAAGGCATACATATAATCCTGGGTACCGAGAGCGATATCAAAGAAATGAGAGATATGAGCATTATCACTTCAACATACAGGATCAGCGATAAAAGCTTTGGTGTTCTCGGGGTAATGGGGCCGATAAGAATGAATTACTCGCGTATTATACCGATAGTGGAATATACAGCGAAAACTGTTACCGATATTCTAAGAATTATGTAAGAGGGATACGATGGAAGAAAAAGAAGAAAAAAAGACAGACTACACCGGAAAGGATGAAGGTACTGTCAGCGAAGAGCATAAAAAGAAAAAGAAAAAAGACGAAGTAAAAAAAGATGGAGCAATAGAAGAGCTTAACAAATCGCTCCAGGAGAAGGAAGAGACAATAAAAACACTTCAGGAGAGGTTGCTCTATTTTCAAGCTGAATTTGAAAACTTCAAAAAACTGAAAAATAAAGAGAAACAGGATACCTTGAAATTCGGCAACGAAATGCTTATCAAGGATTTGCTTCCTGTTATTGACAACCTGGAGA includes:
- the grpE gene encoding nucleotide exchange factor GrpE, whose amino-acid sequence is MEEKEEKKTDYTGKDEGTVSEEHKKKKKKDEVKKDGAIEELNKSLQEKEETIKTLQERLLYFQAEFENFKKLKNKEKQDTLKFGNEMLIKDLLPVIDNLERALEHASKTEDFKSIHEGIKIVLNEFLKVLERAGVEPVEALGKKFDPNFHEAFLQEERDDIKPETVISEHQKGYVLNGRLIRPSMVSISTNPEKH